CAATCCCGGACGGAGGCAGGGGTCCGGCGACGGCGGTCCCGTTTGCCGGTACCGATTGCCCCGAAAAGACCGGGTTCCTAGGTTTGGAGGCGCGGCATTTTCGTGGGCGCGCTGCAGAGCCGAAGGCGAAGCAGACGCGCTGGGGATTGCGATGAGGGGGAGCCTCCAGACCGAGGAGATCGTCGAGTTCCCGGTCGACCGCCGCGGGTTCTTGCGCAGGGAGTGCGCTGCCTGTCACAGACAGTTCAAGCTGCGGCGATCCGGCGCCGACGCGTCGATCGTCCTCCGCCGAATCATGAAATCGCTGCCTCACGTGAACGAGCAGGAGATCCGCGCGGCGATTTCGCAGCGGATCTGCCCCTACTGCGCCCACCGCGCGGACGGCGACGAGTGGTGGACCGACGAGCAGAGGGTCTTCCTGGGCAGGATGGCGGCCGCCATCGGCGAGGAGGTCCGTTTCGAGCAACTCCGGCACGTCGAGCGTACCCTCGGGCAGAATCCCTACCTCACGTTCCTTCCCGTGGCGCCCGCGCCCTTCGAGGGCGCGTCGCGGACCGAGTCGGACGACATGCGGGTGATGCCCCTCGTTTGCTGCGGCGAGGAGGTGAAGATCCGCGAGTCGTGGACCGGCTCGATTCGCTGCCCCTTCTGCGGGATCGAACATGCCACCGAGCCCGTCCAGCCCCCCGCCGACCCCGACTAGGCCTCTGGCTCTCCGGGCCTGCCTGACCGCCGCGCCATTGGCATCGGTCCTGGGGGCGCTGATCCTGGTGGCGCTGACCCTTGGGGCGCTGCCCCTGGTGGCGCACGCCCACGACCTCTCGGGCCCCGAGCTCGAGCAGAAGGCGAGGGCGATCGGCTTCGGCGACTCGATCCGGCTCGGCATGGAGCACATCTACACGGGCTACGATCACCTGCTCTTCCTCGCCGGCCTCGCGATCGCCGCCCGCGGGCTGCGCGGGATCCTCCGGCCGATCACCAGCTTCACGCTGGCCCATTCGATCACGCTCGCCCTCGCCGCCCTCGGGATCCTGGCCGTTCCGAGCCGCTTCGTGGAGCCGGCGATCGCCGCGTCGAACCTCTACGTGGCCTTCGAGAACGTGGCGCGTCCGTCGCCCGTGGGCCGGACCTGGCTCACCTTCGGCTTCGGGTTGGTTCACGGCTTCGGCTTCGCGGGCGCCCTCGCCGAGCTGGGCCTGCGGCGGGACGCCTTCGCGACGACCCTCGCCGGCTTCAACCTCGGCGTGGAGGCGGGCCAGCTCTCGCTCGTGCTCCTCGCGATCCCCTTGCTCGCGCTCGCCCGGCGCGCCGCCTGGTTCGCCCCGGTGGCGGTGCCGGTCGCCTCCGCGACGATCGGCTTCTTCGGGGCGTACTGGCTGGTGGAGCGGATCCTCGTCGGCTGAGAGTTCGTGAAGATATTCACGAACTCTCGCGAGCCGGAGGCGAGCAAACGAAAAGGAGCGCCCTCGCGCGAAGCGCGAGCTGAAGAAAGCGGGCCCGCTTCGGCGGGGCCGATTTCTTCACACGCTCTGACGGCCGCTCAAAGAGGCGCGTCTGCCGAGCCGCCGGAGGAGAGGCGGGCGCGGCGATCGACCTCGAGGGCGAGGAGGCCGTCGATCAACATCGCGGATTCCTCCGCACCGGTCCGGTTCAGCTCGCAGACGAAGGCGGTCTCGGGATCCGAGAGGCGCCTCGAGAGCTCCGCCAGGGCCGCGTAGCGATCGGCCGAGGCCCGGGTCTGGGCGAGCGCAAGCTCCAGCGCCTCGTCCAGTCGATCGATGATCGGCGGGACCGGCGCCAGCCTCGGGACCGCGAAGAGGGCCGCGAGGCGCCGCTCGATCCGGGAGCGCCGGGCCTGCGCCGAAGCCGAGAGCTCGGTCAGCCTCGTCGCCAGCTCCGGCGACGCCACCTGCGCAACGGCCTCCGCCATCCCCTCGAGGAGCGTCTCTGCGTGTCGCTCCGCGCGCCATTCGAACGACAGTCCCTCGGTCAGCCGATCGCCCATCCGTCTCCTCCGCCCGTCGTTCTTTCTGCTCTCGATAGCAATCCACGGGCCCACACCGCGGTAGTCCTTCCCCGGCGCCGTCGGTGCGGTCGCCGGGGCGGATGGGACCCTTCCGGTGCGGAAGACTTCTTCCAGGCCGGGCGCCCGCCGTCGCCTTCCGACCTGCGGACGTCGACCTTCCGGCGAGCCGGAGGCGAGCAAACGAAAAGGAGCGCTCTCGCGCTTCGCGCGGTTGCACGGGCGTCGGCCCGCAGCCACCTTGCAGCTCGCGGAGGAACGATGGTGGATCGGAGGATGCGCTCGCTGGACGAGCTCGTCGGCGTATTCGGCGCCCTGGCCCACGCCGCCGAGCTGGGGGCGTCCCGCGCCCGCCGGGCGACCGATCCGATCCTCCGTGCGCGGTGGCTGGCCATCGCAGCCGCGCGGGCGGAGCATCGGGAGCGCGTCGCCGCTCGGATCGCGGCCCTGCGGGGCGCGAGGCCGATGCGGCCCGGTGAGACGAACGAGCCGGGAGGCGAGCTCGCCCGCCTGCTTCGCGCCGACCTCGCCACGTCCCACGCCCTCGCTGCCAGATGCCGCCGGGTGGCCCGCCTCGCGACCGCGGTGGGGGATCCGGAGAGCGGGGCCCTGCTCGAGAGGCTGGGGGCCGAGGCGCTGGGGCATGCGGCCGAGCTTGCCCGGGCCCTCGCCCTCCACTATGCACGCGAGGCACGAGCCGCGGCGCAGTAGGGGGCCGAAACAGTTCCCGACGCGTGCGAAGGCTTGCTTCTCCGGGGCCGCTTCGACTATCTTGCGCGCCCCGTCGACCCAACCGGGTCTGCAGGGCAACCCAAGTCTCGATGTTCCCGCCAGAGGCGTGGAACCTCTCGAGGGAGCGATCCATGAGCAAGATTCGCGGCAAGGGCCTTCTCGGCGTCAAGGTCGGCATGACCTCGATCTTCGGCGAGAACGGCGATCAGATCCCCGTCACCGTCGTGCGCGCCGGCCCCAACACCATCCTCGGCGTCAACGCCCTCGGCGACGGCAACGGCACGAATCTCCGCGTCGGCTTCGGCGAGAAGCGCGAGAAGCTCGTGAACAAGCCCGAGATGGGCGTCTTCAAGAAGGCCAACGTCGCTCCGCTGCGGTGGGTGCGCGAGTTCCGCGTCTCCGAGCAGGACGCCGAGGGCATGGAGGTCGGCACCAAGCTCGGCGCCGCGCTCTTCCAGGTCGGCCAGTTCCTCGACGTCTGCGGCACCTCCAAGGGCAAGGGCTTCGCGGGCGTGATGAAGCGCCACAACATGGCCGGCCAGGGCGCCCGCGGTTCGCACGGTGTCCACGAGTTCCACCGTCACGTCGGCTCCATCGGTCAGCGCAAGACGCCGGGCCGCGTGTTCCCCGGCAAGCGGATGCCCGGCCACATGGGCGTCGATCGCGTCACCGTCCGCAACCTCCAGGTGATCGGTCTCGACGAGACGCAGAACCTCCTCCTCATCAAGGGCGCGATCCCGGGCCACAACGAGGGCCTCCTGATCCTCCGGCCGGCGGTCAAGGCTCCCCGGGCCAAGTCGGCCGAGGCTGCCAAGAAGCCGGTGAACCCGATGAAGGCCTCGAAGGGCCGCGGCTAAGCCCGGGATTCCTTCGCGGCAAGCGGCCGGCGCCGGGCTCGTCCCGCCGCCGGCCGTTTCGTTTCTGCCAACCGGGAACGCTTGCCGGTCGGAGCAGCTTCGAATCGGATGCCTGGAGCGCGGCGTTCCCCTCGGCTACCCTGGGATCTCCAGGCTCATCGAGGGGGACAGGAGTCCATGGAAGGCCGCGAGTTCAACCCGTTCATGTCCGTCGCGCCCGGGTGGGCGGCGCTCGCGATCCTGCTGGTCCTCGCGCCGTTTGGCTGTCGAGTGGAGGCCCCGCCGAGCCTGCCTGGCTTGGGCGACGCGTGCGACCCGCGGCTCCCCGACACCTGCGTCGGCAGTTTCTGCCTGCCCCTCGACGGAAGCGGGATCTGCAGCCGTGCATGCGACGACTTCGACTCCGAGTGTCCGTCGGGGATGACGTGCCAGGTCGACGCCGAGCAGGGCGCCTTCGTCTGCAAGCCCGGGTTCCGCTGCTCGAGCGACGAGAGCTGCCCTTCGGGGCACCGCTGCGACACCGATCGGCGCATCTGCTTCATCCCGGTCCAGAGGGGGCTCTGCGCGCCGTGCACCGCCGACGCCCAGTGCCCGGCAGGCGGAGTCTGCTTTCGCGCGAAGAGCACCGGCGAGCGGTTCTGCACGAGCCCGTGTGGACCGGATGTCGCCTGCCCCGACGGTTATCGGTGCATCGGGGACCAGGGCAAGGGCCAATGCGTGCCCCGGGCCGAGACCTGCTACGCCGGGAAGCCGCTATGCGCCCCCTGCAGGGGAGACGTCGAGTGCGGAAGCGGCAACGCACGGTGTGTGAATAATGTTCTCACAGGTGAGCGGTTTTGCGGACAGGGCTGCAACCCGTCGTGCGTGTGGGACGAAGCCCGGCGGGAGACGGTCGATCGGGAGACGCGGCAGCCCTGCAGGAGCGGCTGTCCGCAGAACTTCAGCTGCACGCAGACGGGGGGCGCGAACGACCCCTACCAGTGCGTGCCGAACAGCAACACCTGCATCGGCTACTGCGTCGGAGGCTCGGCCGCCCGGGAGATCGCCGAGTGCGGACCCGGCTACGAGTGCGATCCCCGGAACAACACCTGCGTCCCGGCGAGCGACGGACGCGCGTGTGCGCCGTGCACGGATGACGACAAGTGCAATCCTCCCGGCAACGAGCATGGCGCCTCCTGCATCTCGAGCGGCTCGACCAGCTCCGCGTTCTGCGCGCCCCCTTGTATGACGGACGCCGATTGCGCGAATGCCCTCGGGATCGGCTTCGCGTGCATGGAGGTGGAGGGGAAGCGCATGTGCGCACCGCTCAGGGGGAGCTGCAAGCGGGGCCTGAAGCGCCTCGGAGAAGACTGTTCCAAGAACGGCGAGGCGGACTGCATCGCCGGCGTCTGCCTGCGATACGGTGACCTGGGCATCTGCTCGGGGCCATGCAGGGCCGACGCCGATTGTGGCGACTCGCGATACCAGTGTTGTCCCACCACGCCGGACGGCACGAGCTACGATTGCCGCGCCTCGACCTCGGAGGAGCAGGGCGGCGTATGCGTGCCTCGCGGAGGCACTTTCGGCGACGATTGCGAGCCCGGTCGTCCGCCGTGCCGCGACGGCTACTGCCTCGACATCGGAACTGCGCGCCTCTGCACTGCGGCGTGCGGGCGCGCCGAGGATTGCGATTTCGCTTCGGGGACCTCTGGCGCTTTCTGGTGTCAGGACGCCGAGATGGTGGACGAAAACGGAGAGCGCGAAGGTCAGGTCAAGGTCTGCTTCCCGCGTGGTGGCGGCGAGCTCGGATCCGATTGCTCGTTCGGTCCTGCTGCCTGTGTCGGCGGCTACTGCATCAAGAAACGCAGCGGAAACGTCTGCACGCAGGCTTGCAGCGACAAGGAAGCTCCTTGCCCCGAGGGCTGGGCCTGCGAGCCGCACCAGACGGTGAATGGGAAAGAGTTGAACGTCTGCGTTCCGGGCTGAGAGTTCGTGAAGAAGTTCACGAACTCTCGCGAGCCGGAGGCGAGCAATCGAAAAAGAGCGCCTCTTGCGCGTAGCGCGAGATGAAGAATCGCTCCCGCGAGGAGGGGGCGAATTCTTCACACGCTCTGAGGCCGCGCTACCGCCGTCGGAGGGATTGGACCATGCGGCAGCGGAACCCCGCTTGAACCTCCAAACGACCCGTGGTAGCAAATTCAGCCTCCCCATTTGGCGACCGTGCAGAAGAGCACGTCGTCTTTCGGAATTTGGAGTCGGCTTCATGTCGTGGCCTTCTCGCGCTCGTTCGTCTGCATCGGCACGCCTTCGTGCGTCGGCGGTCGTGGCGCGCGAAGGCGAGCGGCGCGTTGCGACGGCCGATGGGGCGCGAGACGGTGAGGGGTGCACCGCGTCCTCTGGCGGGACGAACGGCGGCAGAACCCTTGAGCTGCCCCGGCTCTCCATCGTGGCGGGGCTCGTCGCGGCGACCTGCGCATGCAGCGATCCCAAGCTCCAACGCGCACCAGACGACTTGAGGGTGGTCGCAGGCCCGAAGACCGTGGACGAGGGGCCGCCGCGGGTGGAGATCGCCGACCCGGAGATCGATCCCAGCGATTTCCACGTGAACCGCCCGACGCACTGCGACACGTTCCGGCAGGAGACCCTCGCGAAGGTGGACGTGCTCTGGGTCCTCGATCCGTCGCTATCCGCGGACCGCGTGTCCCAAACGATCGCGCCTGGGGTGCACGCTGTCGCCACTGCGCTCGCAGGCGCCGTTCCCCCGGTCGATTTCCGCTTCGGCTTGATCTCGGGCGACGTGAGCGACGGCAGGGCTGGGGCGCTACGGGGCGTGCGCGACGCCGCCGGTACCATTTCCCGGTTTGTGGCGTGCGATAGCGAGCTTGGCTGCAACATGGGCTCTCTATCCGATACGGTCGACGCCTTCGTCAGGGCCATGGTCGGCAACGCCGGCAGCGGCGCGATGGGGAAGGGTCTCCTTGCCGCCTCCCTTGCGGTGGCGGATTCCGAGAGGAACAAGGGCTTCATCCGCAATGAAGCCGCTCTCCGCGTGATCTTCCTGTCGGCGGAGGACGACACCTCGTGCCGTCCTTTCGTCGACGCGACCGTAGAGGCGGCCTGCACCTCCACCCGGACCTGCCGCTGTGCGGACGATCCCGAGTGGGGTTCCGTCGATTACTTCGCTCGCTTCTTCGCGGGCCTGAAGGGCTTCGGCAACGAAGGCTCGGTGCACGTGGACGCCGTGGTCGCCCAGGGCCACGACGAGCTCGACATCCCGGGTGGCGTTCGCTCCGAGGGCTGCAGCTTCGACCCGGATCGGCCCTGCGCGGTGCCCGGCGCCGACGGCGCCGAGTGCGCCTTCCACGCTCCGCGCTACCTCTCCCTCGCCCAATCGACGGGCGGCGTCGCTGCCGACCTCTGCAACCTCCAGCCGGAAGATTTCAACCGCCTGGGCACGTCGGTTTCGGGCGCGCGCAGGGAGTTCCGGCTGACCCGGGTGCCGATTTCTTCGTCGATCGAAGTGGTGGTAGTGCCAAACGATCCCGTTTCGTGCAATCCTCCGTCCTCCCCCTGTTTGGACTCCGGACTCGAATGCGTCCGGGGGCGCTGCGCCCGGAAGGTGAACGAGCGCGGCGTACAGGACGATGGTTGGCAGCACGATTTCTGTCTGGGCGAAGGTGCCGAGAACGTGATTCGATTCAATGGCGGGTCGATGCCGGGTAAGCTGCAGACCCTCGAGGTCTGCTACGACGTCGACGTAGATGCCGATCTCTCACAGTGCCGGTGAAAGGCGCGAGGCAAGGTAACAACTCTCCATGGAAAGATTCGTGAACCGGAGCCTGCTCTCTCTCTTGACCGCACTTCTCGCCGTCGCCGTCGTGGCTCCCGACCTCGCTCGGGCCGACGACGTCGTCGAGAAGGTGGTCGTCCGCAACCGCAAGCACAGGGTCATGGATGCGCTCGAACTCAGCCCATCCGTCGGCTTCTCGGTGACGAACCGGTTGACCTCCCAGACCAACTTCCAACTCGGAATCGCGTACAACTTCTCCGAGACCTTCGCCCTCGAGGCCCGCGGCGGCTACGCCCTCGGCGGCCTGACCTCGGTCGGCGACGACGCTCGCGCCAGCAGGAAGACGAACCCGTTCACGACGAACGAGAAGCTGGTCGACGAGTTCCAGGATCTCTGGCGCCTGCAGTGGCAGGCCCTCCTGATGCCCAGGTGGACGCCGATCTACGGCAAGATCAACCTGGCCACGGAGCTGCCCATCCACTTC
The Vulgatibacter incomptus DNA segment above includes these coding regions:
- a CDS encoding HupE/UreJ family protein, which translates into the protein MASVLGALILVALTLGALPLVAHAHDLSGPELEQKARAIGFGDSIRLGMEHIYTGYDHLLFLAGLAIAARGLRGILRPITSFTLAHSITLALAALGILAVPSRFVEPAIAASNLYVAFENVARPSPVGRTWLTFGFGLVHGFGFAGALAELGLRRDAFATTLAGFNLGVEAGQLSLVLLAIPLLALARRAAWFAPVAVPVASATIGFFGAYWLVERILVG
- the rplC gene encoding 50S ribosomal protein L3 gives rise to the protein MSKIRGKGLLGVKVGMTSIFGENGDQIPVTVVRAGPNTILGVNALGDGNGTNLRVGFGEKREKLVNKPEMGVFKKANVAPLRWVREFRVSEQDAEGMEVGTKLGAALFQVGQFLDVCGTSKGKGFAGVMKRHNMAGQGARGSHGVHEFHRHVGSIGQRKTPGRVFPGKRMPGHMGVDRVTVRNLQVIGLDETQNLLLIKGAIPGHNEGLLILRPAVKAPRAKSAEAAKKPVNPMKASKGRG
- a CDS encoding outer membrane beta-barrel domain-containing protein encodes the protein MERFVNRSLLSLLTALLAVAVVAPDLARADDVVEKVVVRNRKHRVMDALELSPSVGFSVTNRLTSQTNFQLGIAYNFSETFALEARGGYALGGLTSVGDDARASRKTNPFTTNEKLVDEFQDLWRLQWQALLMPRWTPIYGKINLATELPIHFQAYLTAGGGAVGLTQDSVLYCQQSLSGSEESAKTGFADVCPGFANETRADWAIAGGGGFRFFVTDSVLLRMEIFDIAYPDTYRKGIDRGRAAREVMGAAPQEGTVTSAGLTNVLFFNLGASVVF